A segment of the Candidatus Methylomirabilota bacterium genome:
TCGGCGTACCACCCGTTCCTCGAAGCCGCGCGCGCCGTCCCCGGGGTCGTCCTGACCGTGCACTGCTCGGGAGGCCTCCTAGCCTTCCTCCGCGAGCGGGCACGGCCGACCTTCGACCTCCTGGGCCGGCTCGCGGCCGATGGCTGCATCGAGCTTCTGACGGGCGGCTTCTACGAGCCCATCCTGTCCATGCTCCCGGACGCGGACAAGGTGGGCCAGATCCAGGCGCTGAGCGAGTTCCTGCGCGCGAATTTCGGTGTGAAGCCCCGCGGCATGTGGCTGGCCGAGAGGGTTTGGGAGCCGCACATGCCCAAGGCCCTCAGGCGGGCGGGCGTCGAGTTCGTGGTCCTGGACGACGCGCACTTCGCCTTGGCCGGCCTCGAGCCCGAGTCGCTGGGCGGTTACTATCTGACGGAGGAGCAAGGCGCGACGCTCGCCGTCTTCCCCATCAGCCAGCGGCTGCGCTACCTCGTGCCCTTTGCCGAGCCGGCGGAGACCATCCGGTATCTCGGAGAGCGGCGGGGCTCGGGAGCGGTGACGCTCTTCGACGACGGCGAGAAGTTCGGCGTGTGGCCCGGCACCCACCGCCTGGTCTACGACGAGGGGTGGCTCGCGCGCTTCTTCGCGGCACTCACCGAAGCGCCGGGCATCACGCTCTCCACTTTCTCGGCCTGTCTCGACGCGGCGCCGGCGGCCGGACGCGTGTACCTGCCCACGGCCTCCTACGCCGAGATGGGCGAGTGGGCGCTGCCCGCCCTTCGCGGCGAGGAGCTCGAGGAGGCGCGCGGGCGGCTTCTGGCGCTGCCCGACGGCGGGCGCCTGGCGCGGCTCCTCCGGGGCGGCTTCTGGCGCAATTTCCTCGTGAAGTATCCGGAGACGGGAGACGCGTACCGGCGCATGTTGCGCCTCTCGGAGCGGCTCCACGACGCGCTGGCGCGGCGCCCGGACGACCCGCGGCTTGTCGCCGCGCGCGAAGACCTGTGGCGCGGCCAGGGCAACGACGCGTACTGGCACGGCGTCTTCGGCGGCTGCTACCTGCCGCATCTCCGGCGCGCCGTTGGGAGCGCGCTCCTGGCCGCTGAGCGGCGGCTCGACGATGCGCTAGGCGCTCCGGCGCTCTCCTGCGCGCGCGACGACGTGGACGGCGACGGTCGCGCCGAGCTCAGGGTTCGCACGTCCGAGCTGGCCGTGACGCTGCGCCCGGAGGCGGGCGGCACGGTGACGGAGCTCGCCTTCCGCCCGCGCGATCTCGATATAGCCGGGGTGTTCACCCGACGTCGCGAGATGTATCACGGCCGCGTCAAGGAGAGCGCGGCGTCGGCCGGCGGCGAGGTCACGACCATCCACGCGGCTCCGGGATCCAAGGAAGAGGGCTTAGCAGACCTGCTCGACTACGACCCGTTCCGGCGCGCGTCGCTTCTCGATGGAGTCTTCGGTCCCGGGGCGCCTCCCGATCCGCTTGCCCCCTGGGCGGTGGCGCGGGCCGCGATGGGCGAGAGGCCGATGCCGAGCGAGATCGTCGAGCGGAGCGGCGAGGTCGAGATCGCGCTCGGCCCGACGGCCCTCGACAGCCTGCCGCTCGCCGTCGAGAAGCGGATACGAATCGGGGCGGAAGGCGCCGGGCTCCGCGCCCGCTACAGCCTCACGTGGCGCGGCGACGAGGCGTTCGAGGGCACGTGGGCCGTACAGCTCAATCTCGCGCTGACGGCGGGCGACGCCCCGGGGCGGTACTACCGGCTCCCGGGCTCGCCCTCTCTGGGCTCGCGCGGCTCACTCGCCCGCGCGGCGAGTCTCACCCTGGTAGACGAGTGGATCGGCTGCGAGGTCGAGATCGCATGGAGCGGCACGGGCGGCGTCGGCTGGGCCCCGATCGAGACGGTGTCGCTTTCCGAAGCCGGATTCGAGCGGATCTATCAGGGCTCGGCCGTCCTTGTCAGCTGGCCATTGGCGCTGGCGCCCGGGGGGTCGTGGGAGGGCGAGCTTCGCATCGTCCCGCGCTCGATCCCACGGTCCGACTAAACGCAGTCTCCGGCTGAGCGCGGTTCAGGCTGAGCGCGCTGCCCGACTGCGCGCCCTCTATGATGCGGCGCGCGGGCATTTCCCTTGAGGCGCGTGACCGCCCATGCTACTCTGCCGCAAGCGCGTCCTGAGATGGCGCGCGCCGCATCCACTGGACGACGGGGACACGACAAGGAGGAAGACGATGGCGCGTGAGGAGTACCTGTTCACTTCGGAGTCGGTGACCGAGGGGCATCCGGACAAGATCGCAGACCAGATCTCCGACGCCGTCCTGGACGCTATCCTGGCCCAGGACCCGACGGGGCGCGTGGCGTGCGAGACGCTCCTGACCACCGGGCTCGTCGTCGTGGCGGGCGAGATCACCACCTCCTGCTACGTGGACATTCCGAGGATCGCCCGCGAGACCATCAAGGCGGTCGGCTACACGCGCGCGAAGTATGGCTTCGACTACGAGACCTGCGCTGTGATCACGGCCATCGACGAACAGTCGGGCGACATCGCCATGGGTGTGGACAAGCTGGGCGCCGGCGACCAGGGTCTGATGTTCGGCTACGCATGCACGGAGACCGAGGAACTGATGCCGCTGCCCATCATGCTCGCGCACAAGCTGGTGCAGCGCCTGACGGCGGTGCGGAAGAGCGGCGCGCTCGACTACCTCCGGCCCGACGGCAAGAGCCAGGTGTCGGTGCGCTACGTCGACGGCAAGCCGGTGTCCGTCGAGACCGTGGTCATCTCGACCCAGCACAGCCCCAACGTGACGCTGGAGACGATCCGGCAGGACCTGGTCGAGCAGGTCGTGATCCCCACCATTCCGAAGCATCTGATCGACCCCAAGCGGATCACCTATCACATCAATCCGACCGGGCGCTTCGTCACCGGCGGTCCCATGGGCGACACGGGGCTGACGGGGCGCAAGATCATCGTGGACACCTACGGCGGCGCGGCCCCGCATGGCGGCGGCGCGTTCTCGGGCAAGGATCCGACGAAGGTGGACCGATCGGCCTGCTATATGGCGCGGCACGTGGCCAAGAACATCGTGGCGGCCGGCCTCGCCGAGCGGGCGCAGGTGCATGTGGCATACGCGATCGGCGTCGCCGACCCGGTCTCCATCATGGTGGAGACCTTCGGCACGGGAAAGGTGCCGAACCTCAAGCTCGAGCAGATGATCCGTCGGCACTTCGATTTCACGCCGGCGGGCATCATCAAGTACCTCGACTTGCGCCGGCCGATCTACCGGAAGACGGCCGCCTACGGGCACTTCGGGCGAAGCGAGCCGGAGTTCACCTGGGAGCACACGAACCGGGTCAAGGACCTGCGCGACGACGCGGGTATCTGAGCCCGCATCGACGCGGCAGCGAACAGGTCCCGCTGTGAATCGCCCGCTGTGAATCACATGGACGAAAGGACGGGGGCATGACCGAGCACGACGTCAAGGATCTCTCGCTGGCCCCGGCGGGCAAGCTCAAGATCGAATGGGCCGAGCAGTCGATGCCGGTGCTGCGGCAGGTGCGGGAGCGCTTCGCCAAGGAGCAGCCCCTCAAGGGGGTGCGACTCGGCGCGTGCCTGCACGTGACGACGGAGACTGCCGTGCTCATGATGACGCTCAAGGCGGGCGGCGCCCAGGTTGCGCTCTGCGCCTCGAACCCGCTGTCGACGCAGGACGACACGGCGGCGGCGCTCGTGAAGGAGTACGGCATCCCCGTCTTCGCCCAAAAGGGCGAGGACAACAAGCGCTACTACAGCCACCTCGAGGCCGTGCTCAAGACCGGCCCTCAGGTGACCATGGACGACGGCGCCGATCTCATCTCCCAGCTCCACGGCGAGAACAACGCCGGCAGGAGCCTGGTCAAGAACGTGATCGGCGGCACCGAGGAGACAACCACCGGGGTCATCCGCCTGCGCGCGATGCAGAAGGCCGGCGTGCTGGCCTTTCCCGTGATCGCGGTCAACGACGCCGACACCAAGCACCTCTTCGACAATCGCTACGGCACCGGCCAGTCGACGATCGACGGTATCCTGCGGGCCACGAACGTCCTTCTGGCGGGCAAGATCGTCGTGGTCGCCGGCTACGGCATGTGCGGCCGCGGCGTCGCCTCGCGCGCCCATGGTATGGGCGCGCACGTGATCGTCACCGAGACCGCGCCCTTGCGCGCCCTCGAGGCCGTGATGGACGGCTTCCAGGTCATGCCGATGCCGCGTGCGGCGGAGGTGGGCGACATCTTCATCACCGTCACCGGCAACATGGCGGTGATCCGGCAGGAGCACTTCGTGAAGATGAAGGACGGCGCCATCGTGGCCAACTCCGGCCACTTCAACGTCGAGATCGACCTCGAAGCGCTTGGGAAGCTCGCCCAGTCGCGGCGCGCGGTGCGGCCCTTTGTCGAAGAGTTCAGCCTGCGCGGCGGCAAGCGGGTCTACGTCTTGGGCGAGGGCAGGCTCATCAACCTGACGGCTGCCGAGGGGCATCCGGCCACGGTCATGGACATGAGCTTCGCGAACCAGGCGCTGTCGGCCGAGTACATCGTCAAGCACGGCAAGAGCCTGGAGAAGAAGGTCTACGGCGTGCCGCGGGATATCGACCTCGAGATCGCCCGGCTCAAGCTCGCGTCGATGGACATCCAGATCGACGAGCTGACGTCCGCCCAAGAGGAATATCTCTCCTCCTGGACCCACGGCACCTAACCGCCGCGAGGCGGATTCGACCGCGATGCCCCCGGCGGATGCGCGCCAGGGGGCCGGAGGTTCTCCGTGGCGAACGGACGGCGCTCTCCCCGCTTAGGCTTCTGGCTGGTCCTCGCCTTCATCGTCCTGGCGGGGCTCGGCCAGGCGGTGCCGCTGTACACCGACTGGCTCTGGTACCGCGAGGTCGGCTTCACCCAGGTCTTCACGACCGTCCTGTCGCTGCGCGGCTGGCTCTTCCTCGGCGTCGGCGGCGTCGTCTTCCTCTTCATGTACGGCAACCTCTGGGTCGCCGCCCGGACGGCTGCGCCGGACGTCCTCTGGGAGCTCGACGACCAGCTCGGGCTGCCCGGCCGGGCGGTGCTCGAGCCGCTGATCCGGCGGCTGCTGCTGCCCGTCATCGCGGTGATCGCCGTGCTCTCCGGCCTGCGCGCCGGCGCCTCGTGGGAAATGGTGGTGGGCTATGTCAATGCCACGCCCTTCGGCGCCACCGACCCGCTGTTCGGCCGCGACCTCTCCTTCTTCGTCTTCGAGCTCCCGCTCTGGCGCTTCCTCTACGGCGGTGCGATGACGCTCGTCATCGGCACGCTGCTCCTGAGCGTCGCGACCTACGTGCTCCTGAGGAGCCTGGTGCTGACGGCCCAGGGCCCGAGGCTGGCGGCGGGCGCGCGTATCCACCTCCTCGGGCTCGGCGCGGTGCTGCTGCTCCTGCGCGCCCTTGGGTTCTGGCTCGACCGCTACGAGCTCCTCTACTCGGCGCGCGGCGTGGTCTTCGGCGCCTCGTATACCGACGTACACGCGACGCTTCCCGCGCTCAGCGTGCTCACGGCTCTCGCGTTCCTGTGCGCGGCCGCGTGTGTGCTCCAGATCAGCCGGCCCGGGTGGGGCTTCCTGGTGGCGGGCCTCGTGGTCCTGGCCGTGGTGTGGGCCGGAGGCC
Coding sequences within it:
- a CDS encoding alpha-amylase/4-alpha-glucanotransferase domain-containing protein → MSEGLRFLFGVHNHQPAGNFDSVILDAARSAYHPFLEAARAVPGVVLTVHCSGGLLAFLRERARPTFDLLGRLAADGCIELLTGGFYEPILSMLPDADKVGQIQALSEFLRANFGVKPRGMWLAERVWEPHMPKALRRAGVEFVVLDDAHFALAGLEPESLGGYYLTEEQGATLAVFPISQRLRYLVPFAEPAETIRYLGERRGSGAVTLFDDGEKFGVWPGTHRLVYDEGWLARFFAALTEAPGITLSTFSACLDAAPAAGRVYLPTASYAEMGEWALPALRGEELEEARGRLLALPDGGRLARLLRGGFWRNFLVKYPETGDAYRRMLRLSERLHDALARRPDDPRLVAAREDLWRGQGNDAYWHGVFGGCYLPHLRRAVGSALLAAERRLDDALGAPALSCARDDVDGDGRAELRVRTSELAVTLRPEAGGTVTELAFRPRDLDIAGVFTRRREMYHGRVKESAASAGGEVTTIHAAPGSKEEGLADLLDYDPFRRASLLDGVFGPGAPPDPLAPWAVARAAMGERPMPSEIVERSGEVEIALGPTALDSLPLAVEKRIRIGAEGAGLRARYSLTWRGDEAFEGTWAVQLNLALTAGDAPGRYYRLPGSPSLGSRGSLARAASLTLVDEWIGCEVEIAWSGTGGVGWAPIETVSLSEAGFERIYQGSAVLVSWPLALAPGGSWEGELRIVPRSIPRSD
- the metK gene encoding methionine adenosyltransferase, coding for MAREEYLFTSESVTEGHPDKIADQISDAVLDAILAQDPTGRVACETLLTTGLVVVAGEITTSCYVDIPRIARETIKAVGYTRAKYGFDYETCAVITAIDEQSGDIAMGVDKLGAGDQGLMFGYACTETEELMPLPIMLAHKLVQRLTAVRKSGALDYLRPDGKSQVSVRYVDGKPVSVETVVISTQHSPNVTLETIRQDLVEQVVIPTIPKHLIDPKRITYHINPTGRFVTGGPMGDTGLTGRKIIVDTYGGAAPHGGGAFSGKDPTKVDRSACYMARHVAKNIVAAGLAERAQVHVAYAIGVADPVSIMVETFGTGKVPNLKLEQMIRRHFDFTPAGIIKYLDLRRPIYRKTAAYGHFGRSEPEFTWEHTNRVKDLRDDAGI
- the ahcY gene encoding adenosylhomocysteinase yields the protein MTEHDVKDLSLAPAGKLKIEWAEQSMPVLRQVRERFAKEQPLKGVRLGACLHVTTETAVLMMTLKAGGAQVALCASNPLSTQDDTAAALVKEYGIPVFAQKGEDNKRYYSHLEAVLKTGPQVTMDDGADLISQLHGENNAGRSLVKNVIGGTEETTTGVIRLRAMQKAGVLAFPVIAVNDADTKHLFDNRYGTGQSTIDGILRATNVLLAGKIVVVAGYGMCGRGVASRAHGMGAHVIVTETAPLRALEAVMDGFQVMPMPRAAEVGDIFITVTGNMAVIRQEHFVKMKDGAIVANSGHFNVEIDLEALGKLAQSRRAVRPFVEEFSLRGGKRVYVLGEGRLINLTAAEGHPATVMDMSFANQALSAEYIVKHGKSLEKKVYGVPRDIDLEIARLKLASMDIQIDELTSAQEEYLSSWTHGT